A portion of the Candida dubliniensis CD36 chromosome R, complete sequence genome contains these proteins:
- a CDS encoding ARP2/3 complex subunit, putative (Similar to S. cerevisiae ARC19;~spliced gene) encodes MSQSLKPYLTAVRASLTAAICLEDFSSQLIERHNRPEIEVLPTRIHNPELILNPMIIARNENEKILIESSINSIRISIKIKQADEIETILVHKFTRFLTSRAENFFILRRTPIKGYDISFLITNFHTEQMVKDKLVDFIIEFMEDVDKEISEMKLFLNARARIVAESFLIPFD; translated from the exons ATG tcaCAATCATTAAAACCTTACCTTACGGCAGTTCGAGCATCACTTACTGCTGCTATATGTTTAGAAGATTTTTCTTcacaattaattgaaagaCATAATCGACCAGAAATTGAAGTATTACCTACTAGAATCCATAATCCagaattaattttaaatccAATGATTATTGCTCgtaatgaaaatgaaaaaattttaattgaatcaagtataaattcaattagaATTCTgattaaaattaaacaagctgatgaaattgaaaccatATTAGTTCATAAATTTACTCGATTTTTAACTAGTAGAgcagaaaatttttttatattaagAAGAACTCCTATTAAAGGTTATGATatatcatttttaattacAAATTTTCATACTGAACAAATGGTTAAAGATAAATTagttgattttattattgaatttatggaagatgttgataaagaaattagtgaaatgaaattatttttaaatgcTAGAGCTAGAATTGTTGCtgaatcatttttaatCCCATTTGATTAA
- a CDS encoding pre-mRNA processing protein, putative (Similar to S. cerevisiae PRP40), with protein MSSDWEELRTETGEVYYYNYKTNETSWTLPETTKTLPNEKQETTSSRGKWEEYTTDDGKKYYYNESTGETTWEKPSEMLEGETNDKVDETELSELDKELKSKPVESAGITSFKPDNEAKESFLKLLSDNKVDSTWSFQAVMENLVDKPEYWSVKDPVTRKQLYEEYLVSKFQSELSNKSLLLENFKRNFKEELRKLEEKGLMCYNTRWITIKKLWIDQDNPIFKHSMMSDSELAAIFYEYTDKLKLQHEKNLQTKKNQALIELSTYLRQVNSSLVENSTTWEVLYENLINDSRFQSNKNFQNLTKLNILQLYENEIFPGIIDDIKSQITDISKINYRNDRKAREGYKKLLTELEIEADTEFKDIIEKIENNDAFIEICGRNGSSALELFWDIVDEKKQILKVKKNLVDAVIATMKKNDNIYNEKMWESAKAFSDALKSVGDERLANLDLTTTGNGKEITMIYTMLKQEFELKKQQEREKYLKKLDEDIQKFARWIYDNDRDLGENFLRMEGTKFVISTRVNYEDEYKKLSKFDEFKPLLQYETELSTTRLTKKIIEEFVSEYNKRIARKRQSSISSSGVEGKPEKKLKTGIATVLNY; from the coding sequence ATGTCGTCAGATTGGGAAGAACTACGAACCGAAACAGGTGaggtttattattataattacaAAACTAATGAAACCAGTTGGACTCTTCCTGAGACAACCAAGACTTTACCCAATGAAAAACAGGAAACTACATCCAGTAGAGGCAAATGGGAAGAATATACTACAGATGATGGGAAAAAGTATTACTATAATGAATCCACTGGAGAAACAACATGGGAAAAACCAAGTGAGATGTTAGAGGGCGAAACAAATGACAAGGTAGATGAGACTGAACTTAGTGAATTagataaagaattaaaatcaaaacccGTTGAACTGGCAGGAATAACAAGTTTTAAACCTGATAATGAAGCTAAAGAATCATTTTTGAAACTATTATCAGACAACAAAGTAGATTCTACTTGGTCATTTCAAGCTGTAATGGAGAATTTGGTGGATAAACCAGAGTATTGGTCGGTCAAAGATCCAGTAACTAGAAAACAACTTTATGAAGAGTATTTGGTATCGAAATTTCAAAGTGAATTATCgaataaatcattattattagaaaatttcaaacgtaatttcaaagaagaattaagaaaattagaagaaaaaggGTTAATGTGCTATAATACTCGATGGATTACTATTAAGAAATTATGGATTGATCAAGATAATCCAATTTTCAAACATTCAATGATGCTGGATTCTGAATTGGCAGCAATATTTTATGAATATACTGATAAATTAAAGTTACAACACGagaaaaatttacaaacaaagaaaaaccaAGCCTTGATTGAATTATCTACATATTTAAGACAagttaattcatcattagtGGAAAATTCTACCACTTGGGAAGTACTTtatgaaaatttgattaatgatTCTCGATTTCAaagtaataaaaatttccaaaatttaACCAAATTAAATATCTTACAATTATATGAGAATGAAATTTTCCCGGgtataattgatgatattaaatCACAAATAACTGATATATcgaaaataaattatcgTAATGACCGCAAGGCACGCGAGGGttataaaaaattgttaacTGAATTAGAAATTGAAGCTGATACTGAATTTAaagatattattgaaaaaattgagaaTAATGATGCCTTTATTGAGATTTGTGGAAGAAATGGGTCTAGTGCATTAGAATTATTCTGGGATATTGTAgatgaaaagaaacaaattttaaaagttaaaaagaatttagTTGATGCTGTGATAGCCACTATGAAGAAGAATGATAACATTTATAATGAAAAGATGTGGGAATCGGCCAAAGCATTTTCTGATGCCTTGAAATCAGTAGGGGATGAAAGATTAGCCAATCTTGatttaacaacaactggTAATGGGAAAGAAATAACAATGATATATACAATGttgaaacaagaatttgaattgaagaaacaacaagaacgGGAAAAATATcttaaaaaattggatgAAGATATACAAAAATTTGCTCGTTGGATATATGATAATGATAGGGATTTAGGAGAAAACTTTTTACGTATGGAAGGGACAAAATTTGTCATTTCTACTAGAGTGAACTATGAAGatgaatataaaaaattactgaaatttgatgaatttaaaCCCTTACTACAATATGAAAcagaattatcaacaacaagacttacgaaaaaaattattgaagaatttgtttCTGAATATAATAAACGTATTGCGAGGAAAAGACAATCAAGTATATCTTCTTCTGGTGTTGAAGGTAAACcggaaaagaaattgaaaactggTATAGCCACTGTATTAAACTACTAA
- a CDS encoding ceramide synthase component, putative (Similar to S. cerevisiae LAG1), with protein MSSSSSSLGVPHESSIRRRSSSVGRIDVGDTSASLSTMPTTRSSRRRSIARLRELQDNSTTDSAIVHKLYIGFRELTYRHTWIIPLMVLIMAFGTFYLSSPSGKVHQILEDMIIPSYHIPGTDQYGKGGNDFKFVGFYALFFTFLREFMMCCVLRPIAVWFGIKKEAKQKRFLEQTYAMFYYGITGPFGLWIMRRLPLWYFNTTQFYVDYPHKTHDIFFKIYYLGQAAFWVQQSVVLILQLEKPRKDFKELVLHHIITIALIWCSYRFHFTWMGLAVYITMDISDFFLALSKTLNYLESPITGPFFVIFIGVWIYLRHYINLQILWSVLTEFKTVGDYELNWITQQYKCWISQPITFSLIFALQLVNFYWLVLIFRILYRYIFTGVSKDERSDDEEEEDEYSEDSADEKKKEQ; from the coding sequence atgtcatcgtcatcatcatcacttGGTGTCCCACACGAAAGTTCCATTCGTCGTCGTTCTTCATCTGTCGGCAGAATAGATGTTGGTGACACATCTGCATCTTTATCAACCATGCCAACCACAAGGTCTCTGAGAAGAAGATCTATTGCCAGATTAAGAGAATTACAAGACAATTCAACTACAGATTCAGCAATTGTTCATAAGTTATATATTGGATTTAGAGAATTAACTTATAGACATACTTGGATTATCCCCTTGATGGTCTTGATTATGGCATTTGGAACATTTTATCTTTCATCGCCTTCAGGAAAAGTTCACCAAATATTGGAAGATATGATTATTCCATCATATCATATTCCTGGCACTGATCAATATGGTAAAGGAGGtaatgatttcaaatttgtgGGATTTTATGctctttttttcacttttttaaGAGAATTCATGATGTGTTGTGTTTTACGTCCAATTGCTGTTTGGTTTGGTATCAAAAAAGAAgccaaacaaaaaagattttTAGAACAAACTTATGCCATGTTTTATTATGGTATCACTGGTCCGTTTGGTTTATGGATTATGAGAAGATTACCATTATGGTATTTTAACACAACTCAATTTTATGTAGATTATCCTCATAAAACTcatgatattttttttaaaatctaTTATCTTGGTCAAGCTGCATTTTGGGTCCAACAATCAGTAGTATTAATATTACAATTGGAAAAACCAAGAAAAGATTTCAAAGAATTAGTCTTACATCATATCATTACCATAGCGTTGATTTGGTGTTCTTATAGATTCCATTTCACTTGGATGGGATTGGCAGTTTATATTACTATGGATATAtctgatttctttttggccTTGTCGAAAacattgaattatttggaaTCACCAATTACTGGTCcattttttgttatattTATTGGAGTTTGGATTTATTTAAGACATTATATTAATTTGCAGATCTTATGGTCAGTTTTAACTGAATTCAAAACTGTTGGTGACTACgaattgaattggatcACTCAACAATACAAATGTTGGATCTCACAACCAATCACTTTTTCCTTGATTTTTGCTTTACAATTGGTCAACTTTTATTGGTTGGTGTTAATCTTTAGAATTTTGTACAGATACATTTTCACTGGAGTTAGTAAAGATGAAAGaagtgatgatgaagaagaagaggatgAATATAGTGAAGATTCTGCtgatgaaaagaaaaaggaacaATAA
- a CDS encoding AP-1 adaptor complex accessory protein, putative (Similar to S. cerevisiae LAA1) — MENFDQILDRYEKSEVFNYLTSLSAKLSNENETKSIQESDYLIYLSQLNQLVEKANIPLDTKKKKPSEASNSQYEARQAISFNIYRLVSKNYISVLHKLPSKIYDLANQLVNNLVVDDKGELSPITQVSIIILIDLFENFPNSLGSLINFSITQLYKILKKYPNINSNLIFLLNSITKNATKMDIDDKMQYKLMKIVTKSIISESISYNMELECTTNVLIKKNYVLCYKNLLLLMVSTNYEMLLAASTSSTSAGAKMKPETIMKQQHDFQMNLLTTNEKTFNYCLSNFSKEIRIAMVELLANLLINFVPTGKFNAIEYLVTLFPLPEYNQWDSNLLMKINDNGEPIVDNIRKEKNTLMGHDSESIINSSLELSLFQASVTETIIFYLQLEQFQNLEFLSNNLTFILETILAKFVELNDMENHFMNQEWNKVLKYWGTIIEYIIQETGSASHEILCSFIYSKFVPESNNEDNSSHTSDQLVRTQSLNKQRKRESKMFSFKSKQSTKKKTVSNWEVKPYQNPYQAFFLLFIIDMLLPYGVSFESMKKDEKPTTTPKDTEEELDLPTSSSEIGSSSFIRGVLLNLIVNNNYYIRNYAIQTLLVYAKNNQAEINQLILHTFRLVDQEHKHSDKETPGGDQNIIPISSVRLFSYSLALSSLIKQTDPALLQNSTIVKVLSFCTQSLKHNTQSGVKNSSCWIILSSLVTLHNFSEYVKLNSSQFLVFWKSLLTSQFMSTSITASTPEGQTKEVILNLMLRNFSLVCLLNYLNSVELTPESLKQIQFLLTKSYNYLTYLESNIEVVGGVTSFNNTNFNELDYNVNILSNLLYTNYAFNNKLSTDRVFISLILYSKKIIFQSFTKLATLLKNEINSNMVIFLIKVFSDAKLFSRIQSSESEKSKSKSKTLNQVADIGDNLVLNEDYNYSFGVTSKLQYESMYIDELLIKFPFQFGIEEPQWLRKTFTFTTTPLPKPSIESEYSPEASSWFDYFEKIAFSSVDHSINYEPGIVLTQNYSTHYKYSTNLTTSLVDLSIELFQLVFPYLSTKIQFSLLEQMRNSLTTSSVDPLRLKAIQINVSVTLHGLISNIVKKKIAVEESILLVIIDIVKKMPIMRYDQLIKINASTLGLVSQLLDKNGVSGQITTLINDIVTDSNPYRRGFSLLALSYIYSNTKLGFSDIYHISLQLLNDPNPIIYHFTIISTRQLFEFNHDNLSLIPTVLNKIFSNYLNDSFGYDLSNKVLINLETKYNSIAEITKLLKLFVSSLGPALRDWEVDQKLKLKDMIISLSYGIGLSTLNDYVEVYKQLLLLFQELIIYDSNLMEGEITFFRDLLNLIISKNLKISLASVSPTSLNTDTIFPFNTSFDLYSGAYECYYELLKILGVDILTQDTVNLLWVSMNIKPCLELKQFIKLWLESSLEKNWFGILNSLFKLSSKKLIGPFIETNYQQKLLPLSQRQKKKNAQNVDFRDEEIENIVGDEGSDLDKNEPISWEFKLYIYELLNHLLDLAVGNSQLIERLKSKIPDIVKLSFLGSTSSITEIKLKGIELLNRSLALFGELEDPLYPSVSILEQQQAQIISALIPCFSPGNDYKVIVNAINVSSKFINLPRIKFYSKQRILKTLIYLLEEISSNKFVRFAFLETMSEFGRKSIQLAILNCWAVLKIDSYEDSENIEPEFEETLTNYSSLLTSLWILVLREFSTLKYSESSSRELEIYGNYWINLISVLSLESERDSEFINQYLPGDAQNFFFILFSQCMESLIKNRKVPEILASVKRLVKNPTLVTLLFNDEIFGEIVDLFDRLILIDDDTEIQCSLVEIISTLFQTFVQCHQDNLECGFDKLFELIRISMLPLFRILPFLRSDYDANNESNQLILKHVGDAANLLILKRAFECLLKMTDLFPSIVRTDLYSCLFYILSKIYESQNKLLISVVVPFLKKTVIDAKEGAPELITIFYKTIRSYFEIEVENNYSIITMLILVTNGGVKLDADESQKLSNALLQLLESKDTAPTGIQCIKSLIQFSYVSKENNLVVKFLVSDLIKHITRVNEADDHHNIDSKVAIEILMLFTRLVINDEQKQIALYSVIIPVLVKSVDEVDKLYLHDKLIVLVHQNPSSFKQVVNKYLDDNQKKLTEEIVTSSVARNSESNQSVDSFEQVPEIQLKTFGV; from the coding sequence ATGGAAAATTTCGACCAAATACTTGATCGTTATGAAAAACTGGaagttttcaattatttaacAAGTTTAAGTGCTAAATTAtctaatgaaaatgaaacgaaatcaattcaagaatctgattatttgatttatttaagtcaattaaatcaacttGTAGAAAAAGCCAATATCCCATTGGATacgaaaaagaagaaacccCTGGAAGCTTCTAATTCCCAATATGAAGCAAGGCAAGCAATTTCATTCAATATTTACCGATTAGTATCTAAGAATTACATTCTGGTTTTACACAAACTTCCTTCCAAAATTTATGATTTAGCTAATCAATTGGTCAATAATTTAGTAGTTGACGATAAAGGTGAACTTTCTCCAATAACTCAagtatcaattattattttaattgatttatttgaaaatttccCAAATTCATTGGGttcattaatcaatttttctatAACACAATTAtacaaaatattgaaaaaatatccCAACATCAATAgcaatttgatatttttattgaacTCAATCACAAAAAACGCCACGAAAATGGATATCGATGATAAAATGCAATATAAGCTAATGAAAATTGTCACCAAAAGTATTATCAGTGAAAGTATTTCCTACAATATGGAACTTGAATGTACTACAAATGtattgataaagaaaaattatgtCTTATGTTACAAgaatttgttgttattgatggtttcaacaaattatGAAATGCTTCTTGCTGCATCGACCTCATCAACTTCTGCTGGGGCAAAAATGAAACCAGAAACTATtatgaaacaacaacatgaTTTccaaatgaatttattaactacaaatgaaaaaacattcaattattgtttatcGAATTTTTCTAAAGAAATTAGAATTGCCATGGTTGAATTATTAgcaaatttattgattaattttgtCCCCACCGGGAAATTTAATGCCATTGAATATCTTGTGACTCTTTTCCCATTACCGGAATATAATCAATGGGATTCAAATcttttaatgaaaataaacgACAATGGTGAACCTATAGTTGATAATATTAGGAAAGAGAAGAATACATTGATGGGTCATGATAGTGAGTctataataaattcaagtttagaattatcattatttcaAGCCAGTGTTACTGAAactattattttttatttacaaTTGGAACAATTTCAGAATCTTgaatttttatcaaataatttaacttTTATTTTGGAAACTATATTGGCAAAATTTGTCgaattaaatgatatgGAGAATCATTTCATGAATCAAGAATGGAATAAAGTGTTGAAATATTGGGGGACAATCattgaatatattataCAAGAGACTGGGTCAGCTTCGCATGAAATTCTTTGCAGTTTTATTTATAGCAAATTTGTTCCTGAATCAAACAATGAAGATAATTCTTCACATACACTGGATCAACTTGTTAGAACCCAAAgtttaaataaacaaagaaaaagagaatctAAAATGTTTTCATTCAAGTCAAAGCAAAGcacaaaaaagaaaactgtTTCTAATTGGGAAGTTAAACCATATCAAAACCCATATCAAgcttttttcttattgtttataattGATATGTTATTACCATATGGTGTCAGTTTTGAGTCTATGAAAAAAGACGAAAAACctacaacaacaccaaaagatacggaagaagaattggatcTCCCAACTAGTTCATCAGAAATTGGCTCCTCCTCATTTATTAGAGGGGTGTTGCTTAATTTGATAGTTAACAATAATTACTATATTAGAAACTATGCCATACAAACGTTATTAGTGTATGCTAAGAATAACCAGGCCgagataaatcaattgattttacaTACGTTTAGATTAGTGGATCAAGAACATAAACATTCAGATAAGGAGACACCAGGAGGTGATCAGAACATTATTCCTATTTCGTCTGTCAGATTGTTCAGTTATTCGTTGGCATTGCTGTCATTAATCAAACAAACAGATCCAGCATTGCTTCAAAATCTGACTATAGTCAAAGTATTGAGTTTTTGTACTCAAAGTTTAAAACATAATACGCAATCAGGAGTTAAGAATTCTAGTTGTTGGATTATTTTATCATCACTTGTCACTTTACACAATTTTTCAGAATATgttaaattaaattcatcTCAATTTCTTGTGTTTTGGAAGAGTTTATTAACTTCACAATTTATGAGTACTTCAATAACTGCCAGCACTCCCGAAGGACAAACTAAAGAAGTAATTCTTAATTTAATGTTGAGAAATTTTAGTTTGGtttgtttattgaattatttgaacTCAGTTGAATTGACACCAGAATCGttgaaacaaattcaattcttaCTTACCAAATCTTACAATTATTTGACATATCTTGAAAGTAATATTGAAGTTGTTGGTGGGGTTACTTCATTTAACAATACTAATTTCAATGAGTTAGATTACAATGTAAATATACTTAGTAATTTGCTTTACACAAACTATGctttcaacaataaattgtCAACTGATAGAGTATTTATCAGTCTCATATTATACagcaaaaaaatcattttccaGAGTTTCACTAAATTGGCTACTTTActtaaaaatgaaatcaattctaatatggtgatatttttaattaaagtgTTTAGTGATGccaaattgttttcaaGAATACAATCCAGTGAAAGtgaaaaatccaaatccaaatcaaaaacactTAATCAAGTTGCTGATATAGGTGATAATTTGGTATTAAATGAGGATTACAATTATTCATTTGGTGTTACGAGTAAATTACAATATGAGTCAATgtatattgatgaattattgataaaatttccATTCCAATTTGGTATTGAAGAACCCCAATGGTTAAGGAAAACTTTTACGTTTACAACCACACCATTGCCTAAACCGTCTATAGAAAGTGAATATTCACCCGAGGCCAGTTCATGgtttgattattttgagAAAATCGCTTTTCTGTCAGTTGAtcattcaatcaattatgAACCAGGAATTGTATTGACACAAAATTATTCTACTCATTATAAATATCTGACCAATTTGACAACATCATTAGTTGATTTAtctattgaattatttcaattggtGTTTCCTTATTTGAGTaccaaaattcaattttcattattagaaCAGATGCGTAATTCATTAACAACAAGTTCAGTTGATCCGTTACGATTAAAAGCTATACAAATAAACGTATCGGTTACGTTACATGgattgatttcaaatattgtcaagaagaaaattgcGGTTGAAGAAAGTATTTTGCTTGTAATCATTGATATTGTGAAAAAAATGCCCATAATGAGATatgatcaattaatcaaaatcaatgcGTCAACATTAGGTTTAGTGTCTCAATTACTTGATAAAAATGGTGTCAGTGGACAAATCACTACCTTGATAAATGATATAGTAACAGATCTGAATCCATATAGAAGAGGATTCTCTTTATTGGCCCTATCTTATATTTATTCCAATACTAAATTAGGATTTTCCGATATTTATCATATTTctttacaattattaaatgatcCTAATCCAATAATATATCATTTCACAATTATTTCCACGAgacaattatttgaatttaatcaCGATAATTTACTGTTGATACCAACAgttttgaataaaattttttccaattatttgaatgatTCATTTGGTTACGATTTGTCTAATAAagttttaatcaatttagaaaccaaatataattcaattgcTGAAATCACCAagttattgaaattgtttgttAGTTCATTAGGACCAGCTTTACGTGATTGGGAAGTGGAtcagaaattgaaattgaaagataTGATTATTTCATTAAGTTATGGAATAGGATTATCAACATTGAATGATTACGTTGAAGTTTATAAAcaactattattattgttccaagaattgattatatatGATTCTAATTTAATGGAAGGAGAAATCACCTTTTTCCGagatttattgaatttaatcaTTTCCAAAAACTTAAAAATATCTTTAGCTAGTGTGTCTCCAACATCATTGAATACTGATACCATTTTCCCATTCAATACtagttttgatttatattctGGCGCATATGAATGTTACTatgaattgttgaaaatacTTGGAGTAGACATTTTGACTCAAGATACTGTTAATTTGCTTTGGGTATCGATGAATATAAAACCTTGTTtggaattgaaacaatttataaaattatGGTTAGAAAGTAgtttagaaaaaaattggtttggtattttaaattctttattcaaattaagttccaagaaattgattggaCCTTTTATTGAAACCAACTATCAACAGaaattattaccattactgCAACgtcaaaagaaaaagaatgcccaaaatgttgatttcagagatgaagaaattgaaaatattgtgGGTGATGAAGGATCCGATCTAGATAAAAATGAACCCATTTCTTGggaatttaaattatacATTTATGAATTGttgaatcatttattggatttggCAGTGGGAAACTcacaattaattgaaagaTTGAAACTGAAAATTCCTGATATTGTCAAGCTTTCCTTTTTGGGATCAACTTCTTCTATAAcagaaataaaattaaaaggtattgaattattgaatcgCTCATTAGCATTGTTTGGAGAATTAGAGGATCCTTTATATCCTAGTGTTTCTATTttggaacaacaacaagcacAAATAATCAGTGCCTTAATACCATGTTTTAGTCCTGGTAACGATTACAAAGTTATTGTGAATGCAATCAATGTTTCatccaaatttattaatctCCCTAGAAttaaattttattcaaagcaaagaattttgaaaactttgatttatttattagaagaaatttcctcaaataaatttgttcGTTTTGCATTTTTAGAAACCATGTCAGAATTTGGTAGAAAATCCATTCAATTGGCCATTTTAAATTGTTGGGCagtattgaaaattgattcatatGAAGATTCTGAAAATATTGAACCCgaatttgaagaaacaTTGACAAATTATTCCTCATTGTTGACATCACTTTGGATATTGGTATTGCGTGAGTTTTCTACATTGAAATATAGTGAATCATCAAGTAGAGAATTAGAAATCTATGGTAATTATTGGATAAACTTGATTAGTGTATTGAGTTTAGAGCTGGAACGTGATagtgaatttattaatcaatatttacCAGGAGATGCtcaaaatttctttttcattttgtttaGTCAGTGTATggaatcattaattaagaATCGGAAAGTTCCGGAAATCTTAGCTTCAGTGAAAAGATTGGTCAAGAATCCAACATTGGTTACACTTTTGtttaatgatgaaatattCGGAGAGATTGTGGATTTATTCGATAGATTAATtctaattgatgatgacaCCGAGATTCAATGTTCTTTGGTAGAGATAATCAGTACTTTATTCCAAACATTTGTTCAATGTCATCAAGATAATTTGGAATGTGGATTTGACAAgttatttgaattgattagAATTTCAATGTTACCATTATTCCGTATATTACCTTTTTTGCGTTCAGATTATGATGCAAATAATGAAagtaatcaattgatactCAAACATGTTGGTGATGCCgcaaatttgttgattttgaaaagagCTTTTGAatgtttattaaaaatgacAGATTTATTCCCGTCAATTGTTCGAACTGATTTGTattcttgtttgttttatatCTTATCCAAGATTTACGAAAGTCAGAATAAATTACTAATTTCGGTGGTGGTACCTTTCTTGAAGAAAACTGTTATTGATGCCAAAGAAGGTGCTCCTGAACTAATTACTATTTTCTACAAAACCATTCGTCtgtattttgaaattgaagtgGAAAACAATTATTCCATTATAACAATGTTGATACTAGTGACTAATGGTGGTGTAAAATTAGATGCTGACGAATCTCAAAAGTTGAGCAATGCCTTGttacaattattagaaaGTAAGGACACAGCACCTACTGGTATCCAATGtatcaaatcattaatacAATTTTCTTATGTGCtgaaagaaaacaatttggTTGTCAAATTTTTGGTCAGCGATCTCATAAAACACATCACTAGAGTAAATGAAGCTGATGACCATCATAATATAGACTCGAAAGTTGCCATTGAAATATTAATGTTGTTTACACGATTAGTGATTAATGATGAACAGAAACAAATTGCATTGTATTCTGTAATCATTCCCGTGTTGGTTAAATCAGTGGATGAAGTTGacaaattatatttacaTGACAAATTGATTGTCTTGGTACATCAAAACCCAAGTAGTTTTAAACAAGTTGTCAACAAATATCTCGATGACaaccaaaagaaattaaCTGAAGAAATTGTCACTTCAAGTGTTGCAAGAAACTCAGAAAGCAACCAATCTGTTGATTCTTTTGAACAAGTTCCcgaaattcaattaaagaCATTTGGTGTATAG
- a CDS encoding cytochrome C oxidase-assembly factor, mitochondrial precursor (Similar to S. cerevisiae COX23): protein MTETTETKKEKETSQVPLNTTTKQQPIKLISDEVEKDTSKVNFTKGSVEEFKFYPDNPKSHRHKYKWSMKEPSKFYDPCEESRMASMDCLYRNQDDKYACQEFFDAYRECRKDFFRKKRQDTIDGAKGWGR from the coding sequence ATGACGGAGACTACCGAAActaaaaaggaaaaggaaacCTCTCAAGTGCCATTGAATACTACcacaaaacaacaacctaTAAAATTGATCTCGGATGAAGTGGAGAAAGATACTTCTAAAGTCAACTTTACTAAAGGAAGTGTAGAGGAATTCAAATTCTATCCTGACAACCCTAAAAGTCATAGACATAAGTACAAATGGTCAATGAAAGAACCCTCCAAATTCTATGATCCTTGTGAAGAAAGTAGAATGGCTTCCATGGATTGTTTATATCGTAATCAGGACGATAAGTATGCATGTCAAGAGTTTTTCGATGCTTATAGGGAATGCCGAAAAGatttttttagaaaaaagAGACAAGACACTATAGATGGAGCCAAAGGATGGGGTCGGTGA